The nucleotide window TCTCCAGCAGTATGGAAATTAAGAATAGAATTGTCATTATAGTTAACGTAACGACGAAAAACAAGTGATAATTAAACCGAACTATTACTCCATAGGGGGGCACTATTTCCCTAACAAAACTCTGCTTTAGAAGCGATCCAAGTCCTCCAAGTCCAAAAAGCACGTCAATTGCCACAAAATCTGTAAACAGCTCTCCAAACTTTTGGAAGCTGAAGGAACTAAGTGTTATTGCAATGTTTCTCAATACGTGCTTCCGCACTATTCTTTCTGGTAATCCTTTGGCTCTATCCGCTAGCGTGTAAGGCATAGTCAATTCCTTTGGAGCTTCGTATGAAACGAAGTTGGCTATCTCCCATACGTAAATGAGGACTAGCGTTGTCACAGGCAGAACATATCTTGTTAATGAAGGTGCACTTATCGCAATATCAGAGATTGAGAGGATCTTAAGTTTTGTCACAAAAATGAGTATTAGTACAACCCCCACCCACCATGAGGGTACTCCGGTAAAGAATCTAGCCATGACACCTATAGCTTTGCTCCTAAGGAATTTAAGACCTAGGAAAGTTCCTATTAGCAATGCAATGCAAAAAGATCCTGCCATTATGCCCAAGCTTACTAGAATAGCCCTACTTAGATCTAAATTTGGTGTGTTCTTAAGGTACAACTTGGATCTCCTTAGCATTCCGAGGCCAACTAAGATTATGTTATTGCTTTTGCTAACCCTTGATAGCAGGAGCCTATAGTAATACTCTTCTGGAGATATGTTCTCTTTGCTTGCGTTCTCAACTAATTCCCGATAGAAATTTTGATTCGTGACTTTTATATAATCAACAGCCTCATTTGCGTATATTCTACTGATTTTCATTCCCACAGCTCCGGCGATTATTATCATTAGGAGGAATAGCGTGAGGTATATCCCACTTATCTTTAGGATTTTCTCCGCTGATATGCCCATCTCAACACCTCCACAATTCTCTCTCTATCGAAGATAATTTTATCTGTTAGCCCCATCCTCTTAAGCTCATAACTAATTTTAATCCTTGCCGGTATCCTCACTCCAATATTTTCCAGTACTTCAACATTTTCGAAGACCTCTTCTGGCTTACCCTCCATAAGAATCCTCCCATTATCGAAGACAATTATTCTGTCGGCGTACTCGAGAAGGTATTCCGTGTTGTGTTCCACGAGGATGACCGTAATCTTCTCCTCCCTATTGAGTAAGGCAATAAGACTGAGGACTTCCTTCCTCCCAAGAGGGTCAAGCTGGGCCGTTGGCTCATCGAGGACGAGAACCTTCGGCTTCATAACAAGCACGCTGGCGATGGCGAGCCTCTGCTTCTCCCCCCCACTGAGGTTCGGTGGAAATTCGTGCCTTTTGGCCCAGAGTCCCACGAGCTTGAGAGTCCATCTTATCCTCCTCTCCATTTCCTCCCTTTCAATCCCGAGATTCTCGAGGGCAAAAGCAACCTCATCCTCCACCGTCATGTTGAAAAGCTGGGCGTCGGGGTTCTGGAGAACGAGGCCGACTCTCGTCGATAAGGTGGCGACGCTGTGCTCTCGAGTATTGAGGCCGTCCACGTAGACGTTCCCCCTGAACTCTCCCTTAATCGAGTGGGGGATTATCCCGTTGAGAGTCAGGCAGAAGGTTGACTTTCCGCTCCCACTCGGTCCCACTATCCCGACGAACTCCCCCTTTCTCACGGCCATACTGATGCCCCGAAGGGAGGGCTCGGGGCTGTGGGCATAGCGGAAGCTCACGTTTTCGACCTCGATTATCATCTCTTGAACACCCTTGGCAGGATCATGGCTAGGCCCACCACGAACACGAGCGTCGAGAATATCTCAAGTCTACCAATCCACATGAGAACTATAAGGAGGATCTTGACATCCACGGGAAGTGCGGGGGAGGTTATTCCCACGCTGAGACCGACGTTGCCTATAGCCGAGGCAGTTTCAAAGAAGGAGTTGGCAAATCCTTCTCCCAACCTGAGCATTATATAAAGGGTTCCGAGGACGAGGAAAGCGAAGTATGTCATGGTGAAGCTGAGCACCTCCTGAACTTCCTCCTCCGAGAATTCGTAGTCGGCAACTCTCCTCTTTATTACGGCCCCCTTTGGCAGTATTGCCTGCTGTATCGTCCATTTGAGGCTCTGAAAAGTTATGACGATCCTGATAAGCTTTATCCCACCCGCCGTGCTTCCTGCACCTCCGCCTATCACCATCAGCAGGCCGATGAGAACCTTTGCAACCTCAGGATAGGAGGAAAGGTCATCTATGCTAAAGCCTGTGCACGTGATAGCTGAGACGGCGTGAAATATGGCTTCCCTCAGGGCGGTTATGGGATTTAGATTTCCAAACCGATAAAGGGAGTAAACCATGGCCGGTATTATCATGCCGAGGAAGTAGAACATGTACTTGACCTGGATGTCCTTGAAGAACTCCTTGAGGGAGCGGTTCTTGAAAACCCTATAGTGGACGGTGAAGTTAGTTGCGCCAAGTATCATCAGGAATATTGTGATCGTCTCTATGGCGAGAGAATTGAAGTAGCCTATGCTGAGATCGTGGGTGCTCATACCACCCGTTCCAAGGCCCGTCATGGAGTGCAGGAGCGCGTCAAAGGGGGACATTCCGTTCAGGTAGTAGAGGTAAGCGCCGACGAGCGTCAGGACGGCGTATATCTTAACGATTATCTTCGCGGTATTGGCAAGGTTGGGAAGTATGCGCTCGCTCCTAGCCTCGGCCCTGTAGAGGCGGGCGGCGGCCACACCCGGCCGGATGAGTATCGTGAGGGCCACGAGTATTATGCCTATGCCGCCGAGCCACTGCATCCAGGCCCTCCAGAAGAGGAGAATGTGAGGTTTGCTCTCAAGGTTGCTCATCATGGTAAGGCCCGTGCCCGTCCATGCGCTCATCGTCTCGAAGTAGGAGTCCACGAAGCTCATCTTAGCTATCTTCATGAAGGGTAGGACGCTGACGAAGGAAGCGAAGAGCCAGACGAAAGCTGATGCAATCATGGCCTGCCTCAGGTTCACGTCCTCGACCTTCTCGATGTGCCAGGAAAGGAGGCTTCCAAGAAGTATGCTACCAACGCCGGGCCCGATATAATAGGGGGCGAAGTCTATCTCCTCCGGATAGAACCATAATATGAGCACAGGGACGAGGTAGGCTACCCCAATGCCCTGCAGAAGGGCCCCTATCAGGTTCCTTATGACGAAGATGTCATCGGAGACGTTTATAAAGCGGCCGAGTCTGAGCTTGGCCATGGCTCCCGGCCGTTATATTCTGGCCCCCAATAAAAAGGTTTTTCCCTTAGCGAGAGGAAGGGACCGTTTTATGCATCCCTATCAGTGCCTCAAGAATCTTATCCTCCCCTCCGGGCAGGACGAGGGGCCTTGATATATGCTTCCTTGCGTCGGGCGGAACTTCGTAGATTTTCTTTTCCAAATCACGTGGCATCTCAACTGGTATGAGCTTCTTGGGCATCCTATGGCCACACTTCTTGCACTTTAGGTAATCTCCCTTGCTCTTCATTGTGCCTCCGCAACTGGGGCATTTTGGCTTCCTGTACTCGATTTTGGGTGCGAGCTTAACAGGATAAAACTTCTCGAGGTTGAGCGTCAGAACGCCGTCGTGCTCTTTCACTCCACCGGCGGCGATTATCTCGTCCCCCGG belongs to Pyrococcus yayanosii CH1 and includes:
- a CDS encoding energy-coupling factor ABC transporter ATP-binding protein, which translates into the protein MIIEVENVSFRYAHSPEPSLRGISMAVRKGEFVGIVGPSGSGKSTFCLTLNGIIPHSIKGEFRGNVYVDGLNTREHSVATLSTRVGLVLQNPDAQLFNMTVEDEVAFALENLGIEREEMERRIRWTLKLVGLWAKRHEFPPNLSGGEKQRLAIASVLVMKPKVLVLDEPTAQLDPLGRKEVLSLIALLNREEKITVILVEHNTEYLLEYADRIIVFDNGRILMEGKPEEVFENVEVLENIGVRIPARIKISYELKRMGLTDKIIFDRERIVEVLRWAYQRRKS
- a CDS encoding ABC transporter permease subunit, with the translated sequence MGISAEKILKISGIYLTLFLLMIIIAGAVGMKISRIYANEAVDYIKVTNQNFYRELVENASKENISPEEYYYRLLLSRVSKSNNIILVGLGMLRRSKLYLKNTPNLDLSRAILVSLGIMAGSFCIALLIGTFLGLKFLRSKAIGVMARFFTGVPSWWVGVVLILIFVTKLKILSISDIAISAPSLTRYVLPVTTLVLIYVWEIANFVSYEAPKELTMPYTLADRAKGLPERIVRKHVLRNIAITLSSFSFQKFGELFTDFVAIDVLFGLGGLGSLLKQSFVREIVPPYGVIVRFNYHLFFVVTLTIMTILFLISILLETIRGILDPRVS
- a CDS encoding TrkH family potassium uptake protein; protein product: MAKLRLGRFINVSDDIFVIRNLIGALLQGIGVAYLVPVLILWFYPEEIDFAPYYIGPGVGSILLGSLLSWHIEKVEDVNLRQAMIASAFVWLFASFVSVLPFMKIAKMSFVDSYFETMSAWTGTGLTMMSNLESKPHILLFWRAWMQWLGGIGIILVALTILIRPGVAAARLYRAEARSERILPNLANTAKIIVKIYAVLTLVGAYLYYLNGMSPFDALLHSMTGLGTGGMSTHDLSIGYFNSLAIETITIFLMILGATNFTVHYRVFKNRSLKEFFKDIQVKYMFYFLGMIIPAMVYSLYRFGNLNPITALREAIFHAVSAITCTGFSIDDLSSYPEVAKVLIGLLMVIGGGAGSTAGGIKLIRIVITFQSLKWTIQQAILPKGAVIKRRVADYEFSEEEVQEVLSFTMTYFAFLVLGTLYIMLRLGEGFANSFFETASAIGNVGLSVGITSPALPVDVKILLIVLMWIGRLEIFSTLVFVVGLAMILPRVFKR